One Hypomesus transpacificus isolate Combined female chromosome 21, fHypTra1, whole genome shotgun sequence genomic region harbors:
- the wbp1lb gene encoding WW domain binding protein 1-like b: MRAALCLALKMGLFLHAIGAVTPTESTADGSLLHCEGVRNQSYVCESGHCCGESQCCSYYYELWWFWLVWALIFILSCCCVCHHRRTKHRLQQQQRQHEINLIAYREAHNYTSVPFYFRFLPNYLLPDYDEVVNRPPTPPPPYSALHTSPSLAPSPLTSNQQDVCCPPSQSAAVPPASDPRWPSLDEPQPPITIGSYRHKPDDKPLAQAPQEGDSLSGGPPERLPSDGTAGPENGEDCCKEPLLGDTRGTGGGTEDKERVSGGGRRRRFTGDSGIEVCVCGRNGGGGFWGGGGGGGSQEDRELRELESLLSREEEEEGEEEEEEETRDFCDGCGHPAPTGDEEQAPGGPEAGPEGRPERGPSTAPPPPVAPPPVCLLLHTINEQEGHHHGNSTEPQG, encoded by the exons AGCCTGTTGCACTGCGAGGGCGTGAGGAACCAGAGCTACGTCTGCGAGTCCGGCCACTGCTGTGGAGAGTCGCAGTGCTGCAGCTACTACTATGAACTGTGGT GGTTCTGGCTGGTGTGGGCCCTCATCTTCATCCTAAGCTGCTGCTGCGTGTGTCACCACCGCCGCACCAAACACcgtctgcagcagcagcagaggcagcacGAGATCAACCTCATCGCCTACAGGGAGGCCCACAACTACACCTCAGTGCCCTTCTACTTCA GGTTTCTACCCAATTACCTCCTGCCAGACTACGATGAAGTGGTGAACCggccacccacccctcccccaccctacagTGCCTTACACACCagcccctccctggcccccagccccctgacCTCCAACCAGCAGGACgtctgctgcccccccagccaGAGCGCTGCTGTACCCCCTGCCTCCGACCCCCGCTGGCCCAGCCTGGACGAGCCCCAGCCCCCCATCACCATAGGCAGCTACAGGCACAAGCCTGACGACAAGCCCCTGGCTCAGGCCCCACAGGAGGGGGACTCCCTGTCCGGAGGTCCCCCGGAGCGACTCCCGTCCGACGGGACGGCGGGCCCGGAGAATGGGGAAGACTGCTGCAAGGAGCCCCTGCTCGGGGACAcaagggggacggggggagggacggaggacaaggagagggtgtccggcggggggaggaggcggaggtTCACGGGGGACTCGGGGAtcgaggtgtgcgtgtgtggccgGAACGGGGGAGGCGGTTTttggggcggaggaggaggaggagggagccaggaggacagggagTTGAGGGAGCTGGAGAGCCTGCTGAgccgcgaggaggaggaggagggagaggaggaggaggaggaagaaacgAGGGACTTCTGCGACGGCTGTGGTCATCCTGCCCCGACGGGGGACGAGGAGCAAGCGCCAGGGGGGCCGGAGGCGGGGCCGGAGGGGAGGCCGGAGCGCGGGCCCTCCACAGCGCCACCACCACCCGTGGCCCCGCCCCCGGTGTGCCTGCTCCTTCACACCATCAACGAGCAGGAGGggcatcaccatggcaacagcacTGAGCCCCAGGGCTGA